One window of the Dryobates pubescens isolate bDryPub1 chromosome 13, bDryPub1.pri, whole genome shotgun sequence genome contains the following:
- the CLDN1 gene encoding claudin-1, whose translation MASGGLQLLGFVLAFLGWIGIIISTAMPQWKMASYAGDNIVTAQALYEGLWMSCAMQSTGQIQCKVYDSLLKLESSLQATRALMVAAILLGLVAVFVSVTGMKCMKCMEDDQVKKMRMAVFGGVLFIIAGLAALVATSWYGNRVARAFYDPFTPVNTRFEFGSALFIGWAAASLAILGGAFLCCSCPRRETSYPPTRGYPKNAPSTGKDYV comes from the exons ATGGCCAGCGGGGGattgcagctcctgggcttcgTGCTGGCCTTCCTGGGCTGGATCGGCATCATCATCAGCACCGCCATGCCCCAGTGGAAGATGGCATCCTACGCGGGGGACAACATCGTCACGGCCCAGGCACTCTACGAGGGGCTGTGGATGTCGTGCGCCATGCAGAGCACGGGGCAGATCCAGTGCAAGGTGTACGACTCACTGCTGAAGCTGGAGA GCAGTCTGCAGGCCACTCGGGCTTTGATGGTGGCTGCAATACTCCTGGGCCTTGTGGCTGTATTTGTTTCTGTGACTGGCATGAAATGCATGAAGTGCATGGAAGATGACCAGGTGAAGAAGATGCGGATGGCAGTCTTTGGTGGGGTGCTCTTCATCATTGCAG GTTTGGCAGCACTGGTGGCCACATCATGGTATGGCAACAGAGTGGCTCGAGCCTTTTATGACCCTTTCACCCCTGTCAACACCAG ATTTGAGTTTGGATCAGCTCTCTTCATAGGTTGGGCAGCTGCTTCTCTGGCCATCCTTGGGGGAGCCTTCCTCTGCTGTTcctgtccaaggagggaaaCTTCATATCCACCCACTCGAGGCTATCCAAAAAATGCTCCCTCCACAGGGAAGGATTATGTATAA